Genomic DNA from Nicotiana tabacum cultivar K326 chromosome 21, ASM71507v2, whole genome shotgun sequence:
CTCTACAGGAAATGTGATAAAGGTCTGTGCACTGACTGCAAGGTCATCCCAAGTGAGCACCTCGCGACTCTACATAGGCTCCTAGTTATGGACCTGGAGATCAAGAAGAGTAGGAGGAAGAGGGCGGGGTGCAGACAACCTAAGATCAAATAGGGTAACTTGACCAAGGACAAAGCTCAGGATTTAGGGGAGAAGTTGTTGGCTATGAGGGCCTGGATGAGTAGGGGGGACGCGTCTAGTATGTGGTTTACGACTGCGGATTGCATTAGGGTAGCTGCTAGAGAGGTCTTAGGGGTCACGAAGGGCTCTCCTGGGGGTCATAAAGGGAGctggtggtggaatggagaggttcAAGGTAAAGTGAAAGCTAGGAAAGCTGCTTATTTGAAGCTAGTAGAGAGTACAAATGAGGAGGAAAAAAGGACTTATCGGGAGTGTTACAGAAAGACAAAGAAAGAGGCGAAGTTAGCAGTTACGACGGCTAAGAACGCGACGTTTGCTCATTTGTACAAGGAGCTCGAGGGCAAAGGCGGGGACAAGAGGTTGTACCGGTTAGCCAAGGTGAGGGAGAGGAAAGCCCACGACTTAGACCAAGtcaagtgcatcaaggacgaggaTGAAAAAGTGTTGATGGACGAGGCACTCATTAGGAGAAGATGGCAAACATACTTCCATAAACTGTTGAATGAGGAGGGGGATAGACGCATTGTGCTGGGTGAGTTGGAGCACTCCGAGAATCGGCGGAATTTTGGGTACTATAGGCGGATTATGGTGGAGGAGGTGGAAGGGACGATGCGTAAGATGTGTAGGGGCAGAGCGACGGGGCCAGGCGAAATCCCGGTGGAATTCTGAAAGAGCGCGGGGCGGGCAGGTTTGGAGTGGCTCACTgggctgtttaatgttatttttaagacaAAGAAGATTTCCGAAGAATGGTGGTGGAGTATGATGGTTCCGctttacaagaacaagggtgatatccaaaattacaataattataggggtatcaagttgttgAATCACACTATGAAGGTTTGAGAGAGGGTGGTGGAGGCCAGGGTGAGGAGGTGCGTGTCTATTTTCGAGAATCAATTTGGATTCATGCCAGGGCGTAGCGATTCATCTGGTAAGGAGATtagtggagcagtatagggagaggaagaaggatttgcatatggtgtttattgaccttgaGAAAGCATACGATAAAGTTCCGAGGAAGGTCctgtggaggtgtttggaggttagCGGTGTTCCGATAgcgtacattagggtgattaaggatatgtatgatgatgCTAAGACTCGAGTGAGAACTGTGGGTGGTGACTCGGAGCATTTCCCTGtggtgatggggttgcaccaTGGATCGACTCTTAACCCATTTTTATTTGCTTTGGCGGTGGATGTACTGTCGCgtcacatccaaggggaggtgccttggtgcatgctatttgctgatgatatagtgttgattgacgagacgcgtaGCGGAGTTAAcgcgaggttggaggtttggagacagaccttgGAGTTTAAAGGTTTCAAACTGAGTagaaccaagacagaatacttggagtgcaagttcagtgacgGGACCCATGATGCAGACGTAGAGGTTAAGCTTGATGCTCAAGTTATCCCCAAGAGAGCGAGTTTTAAGTATCTCAGGTCTATTATCCAGGGTAACGGAGAGATTGACGAAGATGTCGCGCATCACATCGGAgcgggatggatgaagtggaggctcgcttccggtgttttgtgtgataggAATGTGCCGCTAAGACTTAAGGGTATGTTTTATCGAGTGGTGGTTCGACCGGCTATGCTGtttggggctgagtgttggccagtcaagaactcccacgtgcagaagatgagagtagaagagatgaggatgctgagatggatgtgtgggtgtaCCAGGAGATATATGATTAAGAATGAAGCTATCCGAGACAGAGTGGGAGTAGcctccgtggaggacaagatgcgggagtcgaggctgagatggttcagacatgttaaaagaagaagcattgatgctcctgttaggaggtgtgagaggttggccttggagagtttgagaagaggtcgGGGTAGAcctaagaagtactggggagaggtgattaggcaggacatggcgctgcTTCAGCTCACGGAGGACATGACCCTttataggagggtgtggaggtcgagaattaaggtagaaggttaatgagtagtttatagttgttcaccgatagtcttagtagcatgcatgtcccttcgtattcttagatttttattacgtTATGTGATTTTGTTGGCCTCAGATATTGTATTCCATAATACTATTATTTGATACTACTTATCCTTTATGtcttccttccttgctttcctcctcctcctcatcctcttcttgcccttcctgagccgagggtctattggaaacagcctctcaaCCTATAttaggtagaggtaaggtctgcgtaaagactaccctccccagaccccacatatTGAGATCaaactgggttttttgttgtaaAATTATCTACCGAAAATTATGAGTTTAGTAACCTAAAAATTACATCTCTCCCTGCCACCAACAGTCCCTCGAAGTGACTTAACCATATTAGACACTCATCATCATCTGGCAATCCCAATTGAGCTCAAAGATTGTTTAC
This window encodes:
- the LOC107768873 gene encoding uncharacterized protein LOC107768873, translated to MWFTTADCIRVAAREVLGVTKGSPGGHKGSWWWNGEVQGKVKARKAAYLKLVESTNEEEKRTYRECYRKTKKEAKLAVTTAKNATFAHLYKELEGKGGDKRLYRLAKVRERKAHDLDQVKCIKDEDEKVLMDEALIRRRWQTYFHKLLNEEGDRRIVLGELEHSENRRNFGYYRRIMVEEVEGTMRKMCRGRATGPGEIPVEF